The DNA segment TTTCTATATAGCCGGCATACTTAATTTGAATCTCAACTTGCTCAAGAACCTTTTCGTCCTGACTGATTTCATCTATTCGATTAGCTAGCTCTCCATCATATTCCATCATCTCTTGTAAAGAAATCTCGGGGCGCAATAGAATCTTAACCGCCTTCATCGGCTGACTCATTGTCGAACTATCTTTACTCTCTAAAAGCGGGTCGGTTTTCTCTGGTCGAACAGTATAATCCTTAATTAAATCATCAAGTTTATCAATGGCCTCTTGCTTAATGCGGACTTTTTCTAGCCGCTCATCTGAAGCAAGCCCTATCTTATGACCTATTTCTGTAAGTCTTAAATCGGCATTATCCTGGCGAAGCAGTATGCGATGTTCTGCTCGGGAGGTGAACATTCTATATGGTTCTTCTGTCCCTTTATTAATAAGATCGTCAATGAGAACCCCTATGTAAGCTTCGGATCTTTGTAAGATAAGAGGCTCTTTGCCCTGTGCGGAAAGGCCTGCGTTTATTCCAGCCATCAAACCCTGACAGGCTGCTTCTTCATAACCAGTGGTCCCGTTGATTTGACCGGCAAAGAAAAGCCCTGATACGATCTTTGTTTCCAAAGAGCGCTTAATTTGGTGCGGTGGAAAATAATCATACTCGATAGCATACCCGGGACGAATCATAATTACTTCTTCAAAACCAGGGATACTTCTTAGTGCTTTATACTGAACATCTTCTGGAAGAGAGGTTGAAAAACCATTTAAATACATCTCATAAGTATTCCATCCCTCAGGCTCGAGAAACAGCTGGTGCTGATCTTTGTCTGCGAATCTGTTAATCTTGTCCTCTATACTTGGGCAGTACCTTGGGCCTATAGATTTAATTCTTCCATTAAACATCGGACTTCTGTCGAAACCCGTTTTTAAGACTTCGTGTACTTCAGTATTTGTGTATCCAATCCAACAAGACATCTGCTCTTCCAAAGAAGGAAGTTTGTCGGTTAAAAAAGAAAATGCAGTTGGCTCATCATCTCCATATTGTTCTTCTAATTGAGAATAGTCCACCGTTCTCCCATCTACTCTTGGCGGGGTTCCTGTTTTAAGACGGCCAACTTCGAAACCCAACTCTTCAAGAGAAGCAGAGATACCAACAGAAGCTCTCTCTCCGGAGCGACCTCCGCCGTAATTAGATTCACCGATATGTATAAGCCCGTTGAGAAAAGTCCCGCTAGTCAGAATCACAGCTTTTGCATAAAACTTTTGCCCCGTTTGAGTAACAACTCCTTTCACTTTATTGCCATCTTCAGAGATAAGGTCAACAACGTTGTCTTGCCTGAAGAATAGGTTCTCTTTCTGCTCAAGCTTTTCCCTCATCTTTTGAGCATACAACATTCGGTCGCTTTGGCATCGTGGGCTCCACATCGCTGGACCTTTGCTTTTATTAAGCATCCTGAACTGGACTCCGGACTCATCACTTACAATACCGGAAAGCCCCCCTAAAGCATCAATTTCTCTAACTAGTTGTCCTTTAGCAACACCTCC comes from the Balneola sp. genome and includes:
- a CDS encoding tRNA uridine-5-carboxymethylaminomethyl(34) synthesis enzyme MnmG, producing the protein MSVLDPQYDVIVVGGGHAGSEAAGAAAQVGAKTLLITMNLEAIAKMSCNPAMGGVAKGQLVREIDALGGLSGIVSDESGVQFRMLNKSKGPAMWSPRCQSDRMLYAQKMREKLEQKENLFFRQDNVVDLISEDGNKVKGVVTQTGQKFYAKAVILTSGTFLNGLIHIGESNYGGGRSGERASVGISASLEELGFEVGRLKTGTPPRVDGRTVDYSQLEEQYGDDEPTAFSFLTDKLPSLEEQMSCWIGYTNTEVHEVLKTGFDRSPMFNGRIKSIGPRYCPSIEDKINRFADKDQHQLFLEPEGWNTYEMYLNGFSTSLPEDVQYKALRSIPGFEEVIMIRPGYAIEYDYFPPHQIKRSLETKIVSGLFFAGQINGTTGYEEAACQGLMAGINAGLSAQGKEPLILQRSEAYIGVLIDDLINKGTEEPYRMFTSRAEHRILLRQDNADLRLTEIGHKIGLASDERLEKVRIKQEAIDKLDDLIKDYTVRPEKTDPLLESKDSSTMSQPMKAVKILLRPEISLQEMMEYDGELANRIDEISQDEKVLEQVEIQIKYAGYIEKEFEMVREMEKQENMNIPEQVEYSNIKSLSTEGAQKLSKIKPETIGQASRISGVSASDLSVLMVYLKN